The DNA region TCGAGAATGGGATGCTCAACGGCGAGACCATCCGGCTGGACGGCGCAATCCGAATGGCCCCCAGGTGAGTGCCCACACTGCCCTGCTTGACCGGGCACGGCAAGACACCCTGGCCGACGCGCTGCACCGTTCGGTGCGCCGCCAGCCGGATGAACTGGCCCTGACCTTTGCCGGGCGGCAGTGGACCTACGCCGCGCTGGAACAGGGGGCCAACCGGGTGGCGCACGCGCTGCTGGGGGCGGGCCTCGTGAAGGGAGACCGGGTGCTGGCCTTCGGGCAGAACAGCGACGCCTACGTCCTGCTGTGGCTGGCCTGCACCCGCGCCGGACTGGTCCACGTGCCCGTGAATTACGCCCTGCGCCGCACCGAACTGGGCTATCTGGCCGGGCAGTGCAGCCCGTCGGCGGCTTTTACTGATCCCGCCCTGGTGCCGCATCTGCAAGAGGCGCTTGACGGCCCCCTGAACCTGCGGGGCACTTTCCACGGCGGCCAGGACAGCGACGTCCTCACCTGGGCACAGGACGGGCGCCTGGACTCCTCGCCGCCCGACATTGAACTGAGTGGCGATGACCTCGCCCAGTTGCTCTACACCTCCGGCACCACGGCGCTGCCCAAGGGGGCGATGATGACGCACGCCGCGCTGCATGCCCATTACCTGAGCTGCCTGCACGACCTCGACCTGTCGCGGGATGACGTGGCGCTGGCTGCCCTGCCGCTGTACCACTCGGCGCAGATGCACGTCTTCTTGATGCCGGGCCTGCTGGCGGGGGCCACCTGCCACCTGGTCACCTCGCCCGCGCCGGAAACGGTGCTGCCGCTGCTGGAAGGTCAGGGGATCACGTCCTTTTTCGCCCCGCCAACAGTGTGGCTGGGCCTGCTGCGGCACCCCGAATTCCGCCGCCGTGACCTGGGGCGCCTGAACAAGCTGTACTACGGCGCGTCCATTATGCCCACCCCTGTCCTGCAAGAAATCATGGCGGCCCTACCCCACGCGGGCTTTTACAACTGCTACGGCCAGAGCGAACTCGGCCCCCTGGCCACGGTGCTGAGGCCGGAGGAACATCGGAAGCGTCCCGCCTCTGCCGGGCGGCCCGTACTGAATGTGCAGAGCCGCGTGATCACGCCTGAGATGCAGGACACTGCCCCCGGCGAGTTGGGCGAGATCGTCCACCGCTCCCCGCAACTGCTGACCGGCTACTGGGACAAACCGGAGGAGACGCGGGATGCCTTTGAAGGTGGGTGGTTTCACTCGGGCGATCTGGGGTATCTGGACGACGCTGGCTATCTGTACGTGGTGGACCGCGTCAAGGACGTGATCAACACGGGCGGCGTGCTGGTGGCGGGCCGCGAGGTGGAAGAGGCGCTGTTTACCCACCCCGCCGTCTCGGAAGTTGCCGTGATCGCACTGCCCGACGACGCCTGGATCGAGGCCGTGACCGCCGTTGTGGTGCTGCGGGCCGGGGCCGCCGCCAGCGCCGAGGAGTTGCGCGCCCACGCCCGCGCGACCCTGGCCCCCTTCAAGGTGCCCAAACAAATCCATTTTGTGGAAGAGTTGCCCCGCAACACGGCGGGCAAGATTCTGAAGCGCGACCTGCGCGAACGGTTCGCACCGCGCCCCGACACGGCTCAGGCACACGAGGAGAACCCATGAGAGAAGCGGTCATTCTGGAAGCCGTGCGCACGCCCTACGGCAAGCGGGGCGGAGCTTACCGCGAGGTGCGGCCCGACGCCCTGCTCGCCTTCACGCTGAAGGGACTGCTAGAGCGCGCGGGCCTGGAGGCGGGCAAAATCGAGGACGTGATCACCGGCACCGTCACACAAATGGGTGAGCAGGGCGCGAACATCGGGCGGCTGGCGGTGCTGCTGGCCGGGTTTCCCGCCGAGGTGCCGGCCCTGAGCCTGAACCGCATGTGCGGCAGCGGACAGCAGGCGGTGCATTTTGCGTCGCAGGGGGTGGACGCCGGGGACCTGGGCTACGCCATCGGCTGCGGCGTCGAGAGCATGACCCGCGTGCCGATGTTCAGCGACATCGGCGGCGGCTTCGAGCGCCTCAACCCCGAGCTGCTGACTGCTGTGGACCTCATCCACCAGGGGGAAAGCGCTGAGCGCATCGCCGAGAAGTGGGGCCTGACCCGCGAGATGCTCGACGCCTTTGCTGCCGAAAGCCACCGCCGGGCCGCCGCGTCGCGCGGGCTGCACGCCGAACTGCTGCCTGCACCTGGGCTGGACGCCGACGGAAACGCCATCACCGTTCAACACGACGAGGGCGTGCGCGGCGACATTGACCCGGTCAAGATGGCCGCCCTCAAGACACCGTTCCGGGAAGCCGGGGTGGTCACCGCCGGTAACGCCAGCCAGATCAGCGACGGGGCCGCCGCCGTGCTGGTGGGGGACCGGGAGGCGGCTGTCGCTGACGGCCTGCGCCCACGCGCCCGCTTCCGTGCCCGCGTGGTGGTGGGAGACGATCCCACCATGCAGCTCACGGGCGTTATTCCGGCCACCCGCAAGGCGCTGAAAAAGGCCGGGATGACCCTGGCCGACATCGACTGGATCGAGATCAACGAGGCCTTCGCCAGCGTGGCCCTGGCGTGGACGCACGAGCTGAAAGCCGATCCAGCCCGGGTCAATCCCTGGGGTGGGGCCGTGGCCCACGGCCATCCGCTGGGGGCCAGCGGGGCAGGATTGATGGCGAAGATGCTCACTGGTCTGGAAGCCACAGGCGGCACGTTCGGATTGCAGACCATGTGCATCGGCCACGGCATGGCCACCGCCACCATCATTGAACGCCTGTGAAGTTCTGGGCCGTCAACCGCTTTGGCAAGGAAGGAACAAATGAACGAAACTCCTGACCGCAATGATGCACCAGAAGAGAAAAAAGACGCCCAGCACGCTGCTCGGAAGCCTTGTGATGAGGTGAGTGTCACCCGGCACAGCCTGAATGTAAACGGCAGGACCCTGAACTACACGGCCACGGCTGGAACGATGGTGCTGCTTGAGGAAAAGCACGCCAAGAACGGCGAATTTGAAGGCAACAAGGGGCGGGCCAGCGTCTTCTTCGTGGCCTACGCCCTGGACGATCAGGAGGCCACGACGCGCCCGGTGACTTTCGCCTACAACGGTGGGCCGGGCAGCCCATCCCTGTGGCTACATCTGGGTCTCCTGGGACCGCGCCGGGTGGTGATGGGAGACGCCGGTGGGCTGACCGGGCCACCCTATCGGCTCACGGACAACGAGTTCACGCTCCTGACGGACACGGACCTCGTGTTCATCGATCCAGTGAGTACAGGCTATTCCCGCGTGACCGAGGGAGAGAATCCGGGCGATTTCCACGGCTTCCAGAAAGACATCGAATCCGTGGGCGATTTTATCCGCCTGTGGACGACGCGGGCGGGCCGCTGGCTCAGCCCTAAATTCCTGCTGGGCGAGAGTTACGGCACGCTGCGTTCCGCTGGTCTGAGCGGTTACCTACAAGAGCGTCACGGCATGTTCCTGAATGGACTGATGCTGATCAGCGCCATCCTGGATTACGCCACGGTGGACACCACGCCGGGTCACGACCTGGCGTACGTCACCCATTTCCCAACACAGGCGGCCACCGCCTGGTACCACGGGAAGCTCGGCGAGCGCCTTCCCCTGGAGACGGTGCTGCGGGAAGCAGAGGCTTTTGCGGACAACGAGTATGCCAGCGCCCTGCACCTGGGGGCCCGCCTGTCGCCAGACGTCCGTCTCGAGATTGCCCAGCAGTATGCCCGGCTCACTGGCCTGAGCGAGCAGTTCGTCCTGAACCACGATCTGCGTGTTCCACTGTCGCGCTTCTGCAAGGAACTGCTGCGGGATCAGGGCCTGACCGTCGGGCGTCTCGACAGCCGTTTTACGGGCATGGACCGCGAGCGGGGTGGCAGCAGCACGGATTACGATCCAAGCTACGCGGCCATCGTGGGGCCTTACACAGCGACTCTGAACCATTACGTCCGTCAGGAACTGGGCTTCCAGTCTGATCTGGCGTATGAAGTCCTGTCGGGGCGGACCCGTCCGTGGAGCAACAAGGACTTCGAGAACCGGCACGTGCGGGTGTCGGACACCCTGAGAAGCGCCATGCACCAGAACCCCCATCTGAAAGTCCTGGTGGCTGCCGGTTATTACGACTTCGCCACACCGTACTGGGCCATGCGCCATACGTTCGATCACTTACAGCTTGATCCGGGCCTGCGAAAGAACATCCGAGAGGCCTACTACGAAGCGGGCCACATGATGTACGTGCATCTGCCCAGTCTGGAGCAGCAGTATCAGGACTTGAGCACCTTTATCAAGTGGGCGAAAACCTGAGATTGCCTCATTCAGGGCCTGGTAAGGTGGTGGGCACTGACGGCCAGGACGACGCGCAACCGCGATGAGACCACCGTTTCAATGCGTTTGGGATGGTGGGCTGGCCGCCAACCGGTGGCATACCAGGAACTGCTCCCGGGCGGATAGATTTAGCCCAAACAGCAGTCCTGTTTGTCATTCACGGTGTTCGGCCCGGTACAGTCAGGCCAGCGCCCTCTGAGTTCGTAGCTCACGGTGGTGTCGCGCAAATTGGCTGGCCTGATCAGATACTGCGCGATCTCGCCATCTTCCAGAAACCACGCGTAGAGCTTGTCCCCGAAAAACCCACTTTGCGTGCCGTAGCCCCATCGGGTTCCAAGAAAGTGGCAATGCCGCGCTCGTTTGGGATGGCAAATGGGGGTCCATCACCACCTCAGTACATGATCTGGATGGCACACAAGCTTGTTTCAGGGTGTCCAGCAGCCGATTGACCCGGTTGAAGGCTTGCGTGGATACGGGCAGACCGAGGGATACGTCTGTTTGTCGATCAAGCGGGCCAGGAGGAAAGCAACGAGCATGTTGCAGATGACTCTCCGGTGACGACACTTCTTCTCATCGCTGAAGTGCGTTTTGGTCCAGCGGTAAAGGGGGCGAATGCTGCGCCGATGGCCTCAATTGTGCTGGAGAGCATATCGAGCCATATCATCTCCCTTTTTATCGTCTGGACCCGGAGAAATCTACGCCAGCTCAAGTCCTGAACGGGGTACTCCCTTCATACAGATTCCGTCTATAACGCGGCAGAAATCGGGACAGCGCCGATGTCTGCACTTCACGCCCGGAACCCGTTGTTCTCCTGGGCACTGTCTTGTCCAGAGCAGCGCCCAGGACTGGGACAGCTCGCAGAGAGGACGCTTGGACGCCCGTTCGGAGTTCCAGATCTTTCCAGCACCTTTCCATCGGAGTCCGTATCAGACATCCTGCGCTCACGTTGAGGCATGGTGCGACCACTGGCCGCAGAGTTGCGAGGCGCGTCCTGTCAGCCGAAGTTTCTAGACTATGGTTGTCGCCGCCAAAACGCGGAGATTACTGGAAGCAACGCAGCAACCGAAATCGATTTCGATTCTCCGAAATGACGTGCTATGGTGGGCTTACTCAAAATCAATCACCTCCTCTCGTTCGCTTGTTGTCGTGCCTCACCTCTTCCTCTCTGGAGAACCCTGTGTCGATCTGGAGCCACGCCGATTCTGTTTGCGTTCCTGTCCAGTCCCGTAACGTGGGGCACGCGTGACAACCACGCCTGCCGTACAGTTCCGGGGGATCACAAAATCATTTGGTCCGGTAGAAGTCCTGCACGGCGTCAGTTTCGAAATTAGGGACGCCGAGATTCACGCTTTAATCGGCGAGAACGGCGCGGGCAAGAGTACGCTGATGAAGATTCTGGGCGGCTATCAGGCCCAGACCTCTGGCGAGATCGTACTGGAAGGACAGCCCGTGACCTTTCGCAGCAGCCGCGACGCCGAGGGCCGGGGCGTGGTGCTGATCCATCAGGAATTCAATCTGGCCGATGACCTGAGCGTGGCGCAGAACATTTTTCTGGGGCGGGAACTGGGCGGCGCGCTGCTGAACGATGCCGAGATGAACCGGCAGGGCAAGGCGGCACTGACTCGCCTGGATGTGCAGCTTGATCCCAGAGTCAAGGTCAAAGACCTGAGCGTGCCGCAAAAACAACTCGTCGAGATTGCCAAAGCGCTGGCTAGAGATACCCGCGTGCTGGTCATGGACGAGCCAACGGCCACCCTGACCAACCGCGAAACCGACGTGCTGTTCGCGTTGATCCGCCGTCTACGCGATGACGGCGTGACCATCCTCTACATCAGCCACAAACTGAATGAGGTGCAGGAACTGGCCGACTCGGTGACCGTCTTGCGCGACGGCGCGGTGGTGTTCAGCGGCCCGGCGGCGGGCAAAACCCCGCACGATCTGGCGAATTTGATGGTGGGCCGGGAACTGGAGGAAATGTTCCCGGACAAGGGGCAGCCCGCCGAGAAAGAGGCGCTGCATGTTGAGGGCCTGGAGGTTCCCGGCTGGGCGCACGACATCAATTTCACGCTGCGCGTGGGCGAGGTGCTGGGCTTCGCGGGACTGGTGGGTTCGGGCCGGACGGAGTTGTTCGAGGGGTTGCTGGGGCTGCGCCGCCACACGGTTCGTCAGGTGCGCGTGGCGGGCCGTCCCACCCGTATCGACAGCCCTGGCAGGGCGGCAAATGCGGGTGTCGTGTATCTCAGCGAGGACCGCAAGGGCAAGGGGCTTTTGGTGGACTTTCAACTGCGGCCTAACCTCACCTTGATGACGCTGGAGGAGTACGCGCGGCCCCTGCTGGACATCGGCGCGGAGACGCGGGCGCTGGAGGGGGCGGTCAAAACTTACGGCATCCGCACGGGGCGGCTGGACGTGCCCGCCAGCGCACTGTCCGGCGGCAATCAGCAGAGGCTGGCGCTGGCCCGCATTCTGGAAGTCGATCCCGACGTGATCGTGCTGGACGAGCCGACGCGCGGCGTGGATGTGGGGGCCAAGCGCGAGATCTACCTGCTGATTCAGGCGCTGGCGGCGGCGGGCAAGGGCATCATCGTCATTTCCAGCGAGCTGACCGAGTTGCTGGGCTTGTGCCAGCGCCTGCTGGTGGTGCGCGAGGGCCGCGTCGTCGGCAACCTGACAGGGGGCGAATTGACCGAGCAAGAAGTGATTCAGTACGCCACCGGATTAAAAGCCAATTCCCCTGCCCTGGAGGCTGCCCCCAGATGATACGAATTCCGTCTGTTTCGTGCAGAAATCGGGACAGCGCCGATTCCCGCACTCCACGCCCGGAACCCGTTTTTCTCCTTCTCACTCCGTTCGGATTTCAAGGTGTTTCCAACACCTTTCAATCGGAGGCCGTATGACCGAACATTCCGCCGAAACATCCAAGCCCGCCCGCCCGCCGCTGCTGTCCCGGCTGGGCAGCCTGGGGCCGCTGCTGGGGCTGATCGCCCTGATGATCGTGGCGACGGCACTCAACAGCGACTTCCTGACCGTCTCGAACCTGTCCAACGTGGCGACGCGCGCCTCATTTATCGGCATCATCGCGGTGGGGGCGACGTTCGTGATCATCTCCGGTGGGATTGATCTGTCGGTGGGTTCGATGGCCGCCCTGATCGCCGGTTCGATGATCCTGATCATGAACGCGCTGGGAGCTGGTGGCGGCGGGGCTGGCGTGATTGCCATCGGGATGCTGTGTGCGCTGCTCATCGGGGCTGGGGCGGGGCTGCTGCAAGGCACTTTTATCGCGCGCGGGCGTATCGAGCCGTTTATTGTGACGCTGGGAACGCTGGGTATCTACCGAGCCGTCCTGACCTACCTGTCAGAGGGTGGCAGCATCTCGCTCAACAACATCCTCAGCGACGCCTACAGCCCGGTGTATTACGGCAAGATTCTGGGCGTGCCGTTTCCGATCATCGTGTTCGCGGTGGTGGCACTGCTCGGCGGGCTGATCCTGAACCGCACCCGTTATGGCCGCTACGTGCAGGCCATCGGCAGCAATGAGCAGGTGGCGCGCTACGCCGCTGTGGATGTGAACCGCGTCAAGGTCATCACCTACATGATCCAGGGCATTTGCGTGGCGCTGGCCACCCTGCTGTACGTGCCCCGTCTGGGCAGCGCCAGCCCCAGCACCGGCATCCTCTGGGAACTGGAGGCGATTGCCGCCGTCATCATCGGCGGCACAGCCCTCAAAGGCGGCTCCGGGCGCATCTGGGGAACGGTGGTGGGCGCGATCTTGCTGCTGAGCATCGAGAACGTGTTGAACCTGACCTCGATCATCAGCGTGTACCTGAACGCCGCCGTG from Deinococcus sp. AJ005 includes:
- a CDS encoding sugar ABC transporter ATP-binding protein, with amino-acid sequence MTTTPAVQFRGITKSFGPVEVLHGVSFEIRDAEIHALIGENGAGKSTLMKILGGYQAQTSGEIVLEGQPVTFRSSRDAEGRGVVLIHQEFNLADDLSVAQNIFLGRELGGALLNDAEMNRQGKAALTRLDVQLDPRVKVKDLSVPQKQLVEIAKALARDTRVLVMDEPTATLTNRETDVLFALIRRLRDDGVTILYISHKLNEVQELADSVTVLRDGAVVFSGPAAGKTPHDLANLMVGRELEEMFPDKGQPAEKEALHVEGLEVPGWAHDINFTLRVGEVLGFAGLVGSGRTELFEGLLGLRRHTVRQVRVAGRPTRIDSPGRAANAGVVYLSEDRKGKGLLVDFQLRPNLTLMTLEEYARPLLDIGAETRALEGAVKTYGIRTGRLDVPASALSGGNQQRLALARILEVDPDVIVLDEPTRGVDVGAKREIYLLIQALAAAGKGIIVISSELTELLGLCQRLLVVREGRVVGNLTGGELTEQEVIQYATGLKANSPALEAAPR
- a CDS encoding S10 family peptidase, whose protein sequence is MNETPDRNDAPEEKKDAQHAARKPCDEVSVTRHSLNVNGRTLNYTATAGTMVLLEEKHAKNGEFEGNKGRASVFFVAYALDDQEATTRPVTFAYNGGPGSPSLWLHLGLLGPRRVVMGDAGGLTGPPYRLTDNEFTLLTDTDLVFIDPVSTGYSRVTEGENPGDFHGFQKDIESVGDFIRLWTTRAGRWLSPKFLLGESYGTLRSAGLSGYLQERHGMFLNGLMLISAILDYATVDTTPGHDLAYVTHFPTQAATAWYHGKLGERLPLETVLREAEAFADNEYASALHLGARLSPDVRLEIAQQYARLTGLSEQFVLNHDLRVPLSRFCKELLRDQGLTVGRLDSRFTGMDRERGGSSTDYDPSYAAIVGPYTATLNHYVRQELGFQSDLAYEVLSGRTRPWSNKDFENRHVRVSDTLRSAMHQNPHLKVLVAAGYYDFATPYWAMRHTFDHLQLDPGLRKNIREAYYEAGHMMYVHLPSLEQQYQDLSTFIKWAKT
- a CDS encoding fatty acyl-CoA synthetase; amino-acid sequence: MSAHTALLDRARQDTLADALHRSVRRQPDELALTFAGRQWTYAALEQGANRVAHALLGAGLVKGDRVLAFGQNSDAYVLLWLACTRAGLVHVPVNYALRRTELGYLAGQCSPSAAFTDPALVPHLQEALDGPLNLRGTFHGGQDSDVLTWAQDGRLDSSPPDIELSGDDLAQLLYTSGTTALPKGAMMTHAALHAHYLSCLHDLDLSRDDVALAALPLYHSAQMHVFLMPGLLAGATCHLVTSPAPETVLPLLEGQGITSFFAPPTVWLGLLRHPEFRRRDLGRLNKLYYGASIMPTPVLQEIMAALPHAGFYNCYGQSELGPLATVLRPEEHRKRPASAGRPVLNVQSRVITPEMQDTAPGELGEIVHRSPQLLTGYWDKPEETRDAFEGGWFHSGDLGYLDDAGYLYVVDRVKDVINTGGVLVAGREVEEALFTHPAVSEVAVIALPDDAWIEAVTAVVVLRAGAAASAEELRAHARATLAPFKVPKQIHFVEELPRNTAGKILKRDLRERFAPRPDTAQAHEENP
- a CDS encoding thiolase family protein, which translates into the protein MREAVILEAVRTPYGKRGGAYREVRPDALLAFTLKGLLERAGLEAGKIEDVITGTVTQMGEQGANIGRLAVLLAGFPAEVPALSLNRMCGSGQQAVHFASQGVDAGDLGYAIGCGVESMTRVPMFSDIGGGFERLNPELLTAVDLIHQGESAERIAEKWGLTREMLDAFAAESHRRAAASRGLHAELLPAPGLDADGNAITVQHDEGVRGDIDPVKMAALKTPFREAGVVTAGNASQISDGAAAVLVGDREAAVADGLRPRARFRARVVVGDDPTMQLTGVIPATRKALKKAGMTLADIDWIEINEAFASVALAWTHELKADPARVNPWGGAVAHGHPLGASGAGLMAKMLTGLEATGGTFGLQTMCIGHGMATATIIERL
- a CDS encoding ABC transporter permease, with translation MTEHSAETSKPARPPLLSRLGSLGPLLGLIALMIVATALNSDFLTVSNLSNVATRASFIGIIAVGATFVIISGGIDLSVGSMAALIAGSMILIMNALGAGGGGAGVIAIGMLCALLIGAGAGLLQGTFIARGRIEPFIVTLGTLGIYRAVLTYLSEGGSISLNNILSDAYSPVYYGKILGVPFPIIVFAVVALLGGLILNRTRYGRYVQAIGSNEQVARYAAVDVNRVKVITYMIQGICVALATLLYVPRLGSASPSTGILWELEAIAAVIIGGTALKGGSGRIWGTVVGAILLLSIENVLNLTSIISVYLNAAVQGVVIIVVAFLQRGKRS